GGATGAGCGGCTGGCCGCGCGCAGCCACGGACTCACCCCTCAGCAGTACCTCAACCACCTCAAGTCCCCGTCCGGCGCGCTGGAATTGGAGGCGCTCATCAACGCGGTGGTGGTCCACAAGACGGACCTCTTCCGGGACGAGGTGCAGCTCTCCGCCTTTCGCACCCAGGTGCTCGTTCCGCTGGTGGACCGGGCGCGGCGGCCGCTGCGCGTGTGGAGCGCGGGCTGCGCCACGGGCGAGGAGGTGGCCACGCTGCTGGTGCTGCTGGCGGAGGCGGGAGCGGAGGCGGGCAGCACGGTGCTGGGCACGGACATCTCCGCGCCCGCGCTGCGGCAGGCCCAGGGGCTGGGCTTCGCCCCGGAGCAGCTCCGCCGGGTGCCCGCCGGGACGCGCGAGCGCTACTTCGTCCAGGCGGGAGCGCGCGTCGCGCTGGCGCCCGCCCTGCGCGAGCGGGCCACCTTCCAGCTCCACAACCTGATGGACACGCCGTACCCGGCCCCGGCGGGCGGCGGCGGCTTCGACGTCATCTTCTGCCGCAACGTGCTCATCTACTTCACGGTGGAGGCCTTCCAGCGGACGGTGGAGGTGCTCGCCGGAAGTCTGGCGCCCGGCGGCACGCTGGTGCTCTCCTCCTCGGAGCCGCTGCTCCAGTTGCCGACGTCGCTGCGGGTGCTGCGCGGCGAGCAGGCCTTCTTCTACGTGCGCGCGGACGAGGCCCCCGAAGGTGGGGGCGCCCCGGCCTTCCCCCTGGAGCGGAAGCGGGATTCCGGCAGCTTCCCGACGGTGGGGGCTCCGGGGCCCGGGGCGAACGGGCGGAAGGGGATTGACGCCGGGCGTCCGGGTGAGGCGGGCCGGGGGCTTCCGTCCGCCCGGCCTCCGCCACGCGTCGAGCCCGCCTCCGCCGAGGCGGACCACCTCTTCGCGGGCGTCCTCGACGGGACGTCCTCCGGGGGCACGGAGGACGTGGCCGAGAAGGACCTTCGCCGCTGCCTCGCGCTGGACCCGGACCACGCCGCCGCGCGCTACCTGCTGGGGCTGCTGCTGGAGCAGGGGGGGCGGCCCGACGAGGCCTGCGTCGAGTACCGCCGCGCGCTCCAGTCCCTGGAGGCGGGCCGTGCGCGGGCCGTGCCCTTCTTCCTCAACCCCGCCCGGCTCCAGGTGGCCTGCGCGCACGCCACCGAGCGCCTGGAGGCGGCCGGCCGGACGGGCTGAAGGAGCAGCCGGGCGGGCTCTCCACCCCGGCCCCCGCGAGAAGTCCGGACAGGCGGGGCGTTCGGCCGTAAGATGCGTGCCCCATGCGAAGGCTCGTCCTGTTCGCCCTGCTGCTGGCACTCCCTGGTTGCTTCTATCCCGCCGACCGTGGCCGCGCCCTCGAGGCGAAGGTGGACCGGCTCGGCGCGGAGACTGCCCAGATGCAGGCGGAGTTGAAGGAAGCGCGCGGC
Above is a genomic segment from Pyxidicoccus trucidator containing:
- a CDS encoding CheR family methyltransferase, encoding MSLSGPQVRRLDERLAARSHGLTPQQYLNHLKSPSGALELEALINAVVVHKTDLFRDEVQLSAFRTQVLVPLVDRARRPLRVWSAGCATGEEVATLLVLLAEAGAEAGSTVLGTDISAPALRQAQGLGFAPEQLRRVPAGTRERYFVQAGARVALAPALRERATFQLHNLMDTPYPAPAGGGGFDVIFCRNVLIYFTVEAFQRTVEVLAGSLAPGGTLVLSSSEPLLQLPTSLRVLRGEQAFFYVRADEAPEGGGAPAFPLERKRDSGSFPTVGAPGPGANGRKGIDAGRPGEAGRGLPSARPPPRVEPASAEADHLFAGVLDGTSSGGTEDVAEKDLRRCLALDPDHAAARYLLGLLLEQGGRPDEACVEYRRALQSLEAGRARAVPFFLNPARLQVACAHATERLEAAGRTG